The following proteins are encoded in a genomic region of Notolabrus celidotus isolate fNotCel1 chromosome 19, fNotCel1.pri, whole genome shotgun sequence:
- the olfm1b gene encoding olfactomedin 1b isoform X2 yields MQPANKLLTLILLIFMGTELTQVLPANPEESWQVYSSAQDSEGRCVCTVVAPQQSMCSRDARTKQLRQLLEKVQNMTQSIQVLDQRTQRDLQYVEKMEVQLRGLETKFRQVEENHKQNIAKQYKAIKTKMDEIRPLIPVLEEYKADAKLVLQFKEEVQELTSVLSELQEEMGAYDYEELHNRVSNLEERLRACMQKLACGKLTGISDPITIKTSGSRFGSWMTDPLAPEGDTRVWYMDGYHNNRFVREYKSMQDFMSSDNFTSHRLPHPWSGTGQVVYNGSIYFNKFQSHVIIKFDFRTSTISKSRQLDYAGFNNAYHYAWGGHSDIDLMVDEGGLWAVYATNQNAGNIVISKLNPNTLQIVKSWTTNHPKRSAGESFMICGTLYVTNGYSGGTKVYYAYSTNSSTYEYIDIAFQNKYSHISMLDYNPRDRALYAWNNGHQVLYNVTLFHVIRSEEL; encoded by the exons GTGTTGCCAGCAAACCCCGAGGAGTCGTGGCAGGTGTACAGTTCAGCCCAGGATAGCGAAGGAAGGTGTGTCTGCACGGTGGTGGCGCCCCAGCAGTCCATGTGTTCACGGGATGCCCGCACCAAACAACTGAGGCAGCTGTTAGAGAAG GTCCAGAACATGACCCAGTCCATCCAGGTGCTGGACCAGCGAACCCAGAGGGACCTGCAGTACGTGGAGAAGATGGAGGTGCAGCTCCGTGGCCTGGAGACCAAGTTCAGGCAGGTGGAGGAGAACCACAAGCAGAACATCGCCAAGCAATACAAG GCCATAAAAACGAAAATGGACGAGATTAGACCGTTGATACCAGTGTTGGAGGAGTACAAAGCCGATGCCAAATTGGTATTGCAGTTTAAGGAGGAGGTCCAGGAGCTGACGTCAGTTCTAAGCGAACTTCAGGAGGAGATGGGGGCCTATGACTACGAGGAGCTCCACAACAGAGTGTCAAATCTTGAGGAGAGACTCCGAGCATGCATGCAAAAATTAG CATGCGGCAAACTGACGGGCATCAGCGACCCCATCACCATCAAGACGTCAGGGTCAAGGTTCGGCTCCTGGATGACCGACCCTCTGGCACCTGAGGGAGACACAAGG GTCTGGTACATGGATGGTTACCACAACAACCGCTTCGTCCGGGAGTACAAGTCGATGCAGGACTTCATGTCGTCGGACAACTTCACGTCCCATCGTCTGCCCCACCCGTGGTCGGGAACTGGTCAGGTGGTCTACAACGGTTCCATCTACTTCAACAAATTCCAGAGCCACGTCATCATCAAGTTCGACTTCCGCACGTCAACCATCAGCAAGTCCCGGCAGCTCGACTACGCGGGCTTTAACAACGCGTATCACTACGCCTGGGGCGGCCACTCGGACATTGACCTGATGGTGGACGAGGGAGGCCTGTGGGCCGTCTACGCCACCAACCAGAACGCCGGGAATATCGTGATCAGTAAGCTGAACCCTAACACGCTGCAGATCGTCAAGAGCTGGACCACCAACCACCCCAAAAGGAGTGCGGGCGAGTCTTTTATGATCTGTGGCACACTGTACGTCACTAATGGATACTCAGGAGGTACTAAGGTCTACTACGCCTACTCCACCAACTCTTCTACGTACGAGTACATTGACATTGCCTTCCAGAATAAGTACTCGCATATTTCCATGCTGGACTACAACCCGCGTGATCGAGCCCTCTATGCTTGGAACAATGGCCACCAGGTGCTCTACAACGTCACGCTGTTCCACGTGATCCGCTCAGAAGAACTGTAA